AGAAGGCTCTTCCGAACATCCAACTTGAGATGCTCTACCCTAGTTTGGATCCTAGGCATAGACTCCTCTGACAAATCCTCGCTGCTCGGTTCCTGCATCTCTTGCACCACCTCTGCAAGGGCCATACCATAAGCAGAGAGGATGCTGGAAAACTTGTGGATGATGGCGCGCTTAATGTCAAGCTTCTTTGCCAACTCACAGGCATGCTGGCCACCTGCTCCACCAAAGACGGCCAAGTTGTGTGCTGCAGTGTTGTGGCCACGAGCCTCGGTGATGGCCCGAATAGGCCGGCTCATGGCCTCGTTGGCGACGTCGATGAAACCGTTGGCCACCTCTTCTGGCGTCATGGAGCGTCCAGTCTCGTTGTTGATCTGCCGCGTGAGCTCGGCAAACTTCTCCCGGGCGATGGAGGCGTCGAGCGGCATGTCCTCCGTGGGACCAAAGATGGAAGGGAAGTAATCCGGTAGCAGGCGACCGAGCACAAGGTTGGCATCCGTGACGGTCAAAGGGCCGCCCTTGCGGTAACATGCAGGACCTGGGTGAGCCCCTGCGCTCTGTGAGAACGAGATTTGTTAGTCTAGAGAGTTCGTCTCTCAACAGGGGGTGCTTGGCTGTACGTACCTCTGGACCAACTTTGAAGAGCCCATTTTCCCAGAATAGAATgctgcctcctccagctgccaCTGTGTTGACATCCAACTGAGGGCTCTGAATCGCAACGCCAGCTGTAGTGGTTTCGAAGACGTGCTCAAACTCGCCTCCATATCGAGAGACGTCGGTGGAGGTGCCTCCCATGTCAAATCCGACAACGGGAGTCTTTCCATCGTAGGAGGTTCGTGCATatccaacaacaccacctggaagatgaagttgacgaGGTTAGTAATTGTCACGAAGGGGCTAAGTTGGATAGACTCACCTGCAGGACCACTCAGGATGGCCTTCAAACCACTAAAGTATCGGTAGTTGACCAACCCGCCATCGCTCTGCATGAACTCGCACCTCACACCGTCTAGGCTGCCGCCGTCGAAGCCCCTGGCAAAGGTCTCCACGTAACGTTGGATCTCTGGAGTGAGATATGCATCTGCCGAAGCTGAGCTGCCTCGAGTGatcatcttgatcatcttggcaCCCACGCTAGATGAGGTCGAGACGTGTGTGAAGCCAAGCTCCACCGcaatcttggccacctcttcctcatgACGAGGGTAGAGATACGAGTGAGCGAAGCAGATGGCCAGCGCATCAATTCCATCTTGCTTGATCGCAGCCAGCTTTGACCTGACCTCGTCGTGGTCGAGAGGCTTGATGATGCGGAGGACATCCCCGGTCAAGCCCTCTACCAGGGTTGGAGTGACCTCCTCGTCCGGTATGTCGAGCTTGTCAGGCCCCTCCTCGAAGCCCTCAACAGTGATGCGCTCATCGATCTCCACGACGACGTCATAGAGTGTCTCTGGCTTCCGATGGTCGAGCGCAAACAGCTTGGGGCGGGACTGATGGCCGATCTCGATCAAATCTCGGAAGCCCTTGGTGACAACAAATGCGTGCCTAGTACCTTTTCTCTCCAGCAGAGCTAAGACATTATGTTAATCATAATACTTTTCGTAGTCAAGAACACTGATACATACCATTTGTGCCCACAGTCGTTCCCATGCGGATGGACTCGATGTGCTCCTTTGGGATTGGCTGAGTTCGCAGGATCTTGACCTGGGTTACCTGCTCCACGACTCTTCGGATTCCTAACGCAAGGGTCAAAGTTGTCAGTCATCATTCACTTGGATCACAAattcctctcctctcccgccTTGTGCAACACGAACCTTCAGAGGGAGCATCAGCATAGTTGTCCGGGTCAACCGATAACAGCTTGAGAACAATGTCAGGCTGGCCGTCAACCGCGGCCCACACATCCGTGAATGTGCCACCACGATCTAGGAAGGGCAAAGTCAGCATCTAAAAGATGGGATTGTGATCACGAGAACGTACCTATGGCAAATCTGATGCCCTTGGGCGTCGTAGCTGGAATCGAGTTCATTGTGAATTGTTATCCTGATGAGGAGACGATGGCTTTGAGGGGACTCTATGGCTTTAAGCATGAGACCTAATTTACCGGGGGATCTGGACTACCTTTATATAGACCCGACTGCACAATCAACCTTCTCAAACATGCCTCCGATGTTGATTCCGAGATCAACACCCGCATGGCCGGGAGAGTGTGGTGAGCACCAAGGCGAAACCGGTCAGGAAGGTCGATGCGACCAGAGTCGAGATGCTATCACTAGACTGATAAGGTCGAGCGGATAAGAGGTTCCGGCCCAGTGCTCATCTCCTCCGACaagcctcctcatcgccggAGATAATCCAGGGAACCCTTGACAGGAATGAGGCCATATCGCCTCCGCAATCTCTCCTCAGAACTACCAACGCTTACCCCGGAGCCCAAGCGTTTAGTGGGCCTTCTTGTCGCATCAACCTTCCTTAGGAGGCCCATCCAATAATCGTCTCTGACTCGCACAACTCCAACCTCCCGGGGATTGGCATGAATCTGTGAGCTGACGCATGCCAAAGTTAGTGGGCCCCCTGCTCGCATCAACCTTCCTGAAGCCGCCCGCCCTATCATTGTCTCTAGCTAGCGCAGCTCCCGGCTTAGCATGGATCTATCAACTAAACCCTTGCCCTAGTTACAACGTCGAGGTTAGTGGGCCGCCACTCGTCGCATCAACCTTCCACGGGGCGCCCATCCTATCATGACTTAGTTGCCTTTGGCTACTGTCAATCATCTGTGACCCCAACTTCCCCAGGCTTGGCACCCCTCCGCAGGCCCGCAACCTGATCAACATCCCGACGATATGAGATGTTCGCTATCTGGCTGCACTTATCTACACATCAGGAGCAGATAGTCGGCATTTCGTGTATATAAGCCTTGGCCAGTCCTCGTTCCAGTTTTCCTCATCAGTATCCCCTCAATCTCGGTAGATACCTCTCCCGTTGACATTCCCAGCTTTCTTCCCCCACTTCGTCAAGATCATCTTCACCTCAAGTCGATCCAATGACCTCCAAAGACGCCAGCACGGGAGGCGACAATGTCATTCAGCCCGTGACGAGCGCGCAAGCTGCTACCAACGACGATGGCATTGACAAGGCTAAGGCGGATGCCTCTGGTGCCAATGATGCAGCAGCCCAGTTTCTGGCAACCGTTGGTCCGTTCCCTCCAATGAccccagaggaggagaagaagctggtcCGCAAAATTGATCGTTGGATGATTCCCTTGGTACGTTGTCAACATTCTAGGATTCTCTTCTCGGCAATCGCGTTCAGACAAGCTAACCTTGAGCTCGCTCGCATAGCTGCTGTTCATGGGACTCTTTGCTGCTGTTGACAAAGTTCAGTTGGCTACTGGTGAGCTTTACGGCTTCAGCAAGGACACTGGCTTGGTCGGTCAGCAATACAGCTGGTTAGGCAGTATCCTGTCTCTCGGAGTATGTCTTTTCTGTCCTTCGCTCGCCTGCGCCTGGATGAGAAACTAACGAAAAATCTCTTTTCCCATTTTTAGATGTTGGTCGGTATTTGGCCATCTACATACCTTATCCATCGTCTTCCGGCCGGTAAATACCTAGGTGGCTGCTCCATGTGCTGGTCCATCATGACCCTGTGCATTGCAGCTTGCCACAACTGGGCTGGTCTGATGGTTCTACGATTCCTGATGGGATTctttgaggccatcatcaatccCGGCGCTACTCTCCTCATATCTGTCTTCTGGAAGAAGTCGGAGCAGCCCATCCGCAACGGCAGTGAGTCTTTTCTTGTCCCCAAACAACCTAGCAAGCCACCTAACGAGTGAACCATCACCCAGTCATCATGACCGTCTTCTCGTCCGTGGTCAACGGATTCCTCTCCTGGCTCGTCGGCTTGATTCCCGAGGATGCGCCCCTTGCTCGATGGCAATATCTTTACCTCCTCACGGGTTCAATGAACGTGCTCTACTCGATCTTCATGCTCATTTACCTGCCCGACTCCCCCATGAACGCCCGGTTCCTCACCGTCGAGGAGAGATGGCACGCTGTGCAGCGTCTTGCCGAGAACCGTACCGGCATTGAAGGCAACAAGTGGAAGTGGGATCAGGCCTTCGAGGCTGTCATGGATGTCAAGATCTGGATCATGTttctcttcaacatctcgGTCAACATTCCCAACGGAGGCCTCATCACTTTTggagccatcatcatcaagaacctcggATTCGATCCTCAGAAATCTGCCCTGCTCTCCATGCCCAATGGCATCATCTCGTCGATTTCGGGCTTCATAGCCTCCTACTGCGCTGCAAAATGGGTTGGCCGCCGTACCTTTGTCGTCATGATTGCCATCTGTTTCCCCCTTCTTGGAACGGGACTCGTCTACGGCCTCCCAAGATCCAATATTGGAGGCCAGCTATTTGGACTGTATATGATGTACTGCTACTGGGGTATGTCTCTCTGCGTGTGATGTTGAGCATAGCTAATAACACCCCTCAACAGCCCCATACGTCGCTgcaatctccctccctcaAGCAAATACGGCCGGCAGCACAAAAAAGGTAGTCACATATGGTATCCTGCTCCTAGGCTACGGTACAGGCAACCTCATCGGGCCCCAGACCTTCCGCGCCAGCCAAGCCCCCGCGTACACCGGTGGCACTATTGCCATGCTGGTCTGCTACTGCACGGCTATGTTGCTCATGCTCGTCTACTTCCTTGTGGCTTCTTTGGAGAACCGCATCAAGGACCGCAAGTACGGCTCTGCGCTTaaggtcgacgaggacaatCTCAATGCTCTGTTTGATGTTTACCAGGATCTGACCGATAAGAAGCAGGAGGATTTCAGATATATACACTAGATGTTGCGGGGCAGTTGTAGAGTACAGCCCATACACTATGGGTGGATAGTAGGACCCATTGTGTAGATGTGTTCGCAGCTACCAAGGTGCAAGGGGACGTGCaagtggtgttgatgagaatAACCATGAATACGGGACTGACCAAGAAGAATGGCAGGCAGAGGCTAGCTCGTGGATACTGTAACTAGTTAGCCGCTTGATAAAGAGTCTGTTCATTATTACCTGATCTGAATCTTCCGGGGCTCTTGAAGCCCTTATCCCCTTCCTCTAGCCTGGCTCAGCACAAGCTCAGACCCTCACCTCCAGCATCAACAATGTCTCCCCAGCCGCCGACATATTCCGGTCCTCTCGAGTCCCTGATACATATTCCGGTCCTCTCGAGTCCCTGATCTTCCAAACTGCCTCCACAACCTCTCTCGCTATTCTCACATTTTCTAGCTCACGAGTACGTTGTAGGCTGACCAATCTCTCGAGGATGAACTTCCTGCCTGGATCACCGTCACCTTGGCCGATACCCATCGTGCCTACAATGAATAGTGTCCAGAGCAGGGCATGAGATCGAAGAGATATTTTCGGGATGAGAGCAAGGATCTGTCCCGTTATGCGACTGATTGGCGAGTGGCCGGGAGATAACCCATCGATCCTGAAATATAGATAGATCAGGGCGGATAGACGGCGAGTCTCGGCAATGTAGGCAAGCTCCTCTATGGTGCTCGAGCCGTGAGTAGCATAGCCTGGTAGATCTGGTTTATCAGGCGGCAGATGTTGTATCAGAGCGTGGAGCTGCCTTTCGATGCTGTCGCGGTGTTCCTTGAGGGCTGCGGGGTGTTCTTGTTTAACGCCGTCTGCAGCCTCCAATACTTGGTCGCGAGAACCATACGTTTGAGATTGCTTTCTAGTGGCAAGATCCGAAATACTAGAGATCAAGTATATCAGCTCGTGCGAGCACCCCAGCAGCGAATCGATGATGGTCATATCAATGTCAAGCTCAGGTGGGAACCATTGCATTGGCTGGCCATCATGAGGGTCAGATAGGGCCGAGGTCGTGCGCGACAAAGCCTCGTGCTGAGCAAAGTAGGCAAAGAAGAACTTGTACAGTTCCTTCTGACCGGTTGACAAGTGTGTTTGGATGGGTAACAGACTCGAAAGGTTGCGGGCGCAGCGAAGGTGTACACACCATGCGGAGGCACTATCATGAGAGATCTTGAAGAACCGAATGGCGTCAGAAGATGATGCTTATGACAAGCCATGCAAGGGGTTCGAAGCTGGACTTACATCAAAAAAGGTAAGCATCACGAGCGTGGAGATGACCTGCTCCCAGTCCACAGAGCACTCTCGTCCGCTCTGGAGCCGACCCATCTCGGCCTGAAATGCGCGAAGTGCCTTTCCCCTGTAAATCCAGATATCTTTCCTGAAGCGGGTATCGTTGAGTAGCGAGAGCTGATGCGACGCAACCGCGATGACAATGTTAAAGAGCGGCTTGTTCGGACCGGACATGCAAATAGGCAACATGGTTCTTGCAAAGGGATTGTCTGCAGGCCAGGTTGTGCATCGGGGGCTGACTCCATGGGTGAAGTAGTCCAGTAAGTAGATCTCGTTGTCTCCTAGAGCGAGGGGAGACGGGTTTCGGGCGATGGGCCAACTGAATGTCCGGTTACTCCATGATGATATCTGAGTCTGGTTCCTCGGCGTAAGCAACGACACGCCAGAATCACTCTCTTTGAACATGCTGACACCTCGGACATCATCCAAGCTTAGGTTATTTCTGAACAGGATTTGAGGAGTTGCGGCCAGAGGATCTTCAGGTTCCGAGAAATGTCCTTTCTGGATACAGGGAGCGGCGAATGCCGCAAAGGCCGGCAACGGGCAGGATGGTGCGTAATCTGAAGCCTCGTCCAACGTCGAATCATTCCGAACGCCACCTGCCTCTAGCTTGCGTTTGAAGTCCTGGCACGTGGTGTTCAAGAACATCCATTCGTGAGTCGGGAGAGCTAGGCCATCAACTCGCTCATTCTGGGATCTCAAAGGCCAGTCATGATTGAAGTTAGAGTGCCTCTGATCCGATATTCCCCCGCTCTTGGACCACAAGCCTAAACAAAGATATTTGTGAGTGTCCCGAATGTGCAGGCCATGGTGTCCAGCTTACCTGATCGACCGAAAGCTATACCTCTAGAGAGGGCTTCTTCGCGCCAGAGCAACCTGATGCCATACTGACAGGACAGGTTCAGACGCTCGCAAGCGTTGCATGTTGGTCGAGCCTCTGTTTGTAGCGATCAGTCTGAGTACATACACGGTGGGAGTAGAGACCATATTACCGTTGCATCTCACTTTGCGTTCTACGACTCCAATCAGTCTTGGGGAATGCTGGCAAGTCAACGCCGCAACTCACCTTTGCAGGGCCAGCAACCAGTTCGCCGCCGCTTGGCATTGCGTCGTCTGTCTGTCTTGGCTTCCATTCTAAGATGTGAGGGTGTAAAGCCTGGGCTGTGATGGGTGACGTAACTACAGATTCGTGGAGCTGGGTGGTTTCTAAGGAGTGAAggttcttgtcctcctcttTATACCGCGATAGCAGCAGCTCACTAACGTTAGTGACAAGGGTTCCCCGCATTCTGCGATAACACCGCTCCAAGATAaccccagccagccactgATAAGGTTCTCAATCGAGTCCGTCCCGTAGCTGACTCGCCTAGTGTAGCCGGGCATGACAGATCACCCTCGTGAACTTGGTGACGCTTCCAAAAGAAGTCATCAGCCATCGTACTAAACAACCACAGTCTTAAAGTATGCCGGCATTGAATAGCATCAGCATGACGATGACTAGACCACTTAATTTTCGGTCCTCGATTCATGACTCGGGACTGTgcggcgacgacgacccGACCACAACTCTACCTGTCGATGCCGAACGAGAAGTTCATTCACTGCTTGGGCTATAGCACCGTCTGGGGTCTATCATTTCA
This genomic interval from Fusarium keratoplasticum isolate Fu6.1 chromosome 9, whole genome shotgun sequence contains the following:
- a CDS encoding MFS domain-containing protein codes for the protein MTSKDASTGGDNVIQPVTSAQAATNDDGIDKAKADASGANDAAAQFLATVGPFPPMTPEEEKKLVRKIDRWMIPLLLFMGLFAAVDKVQLATGELYGFSKDTGLVGQQYSWLGSILSLGMLVGIWPSTYLIHRLPAGKYLGGCSMCWSIMTLCIAACHNWAGLMVLRFLMGFFEAIINPGATLLISVFWKKSEQPIRNGIIMTVFSSVVNGFLSWLVGLIPEDAPLARWQYLYLLTGSMNVLYSIFMLIYLPDSPMNARFLTVEERWHAVQRLAENRTGIEGNKWKWDQAFEAVMDVKIWIMFLFNISVNIPNGGLITFGAIIIKNLGFDPQKSALLSMPNGIISSISGFIASYCAAKWVGRRTFVVMIAICFPLLGTGLVYGLPRSNIGGQLFGLYMMYCYWAPYVAAISLPQANTAGSTKKVVTYGILLLGYGTGNLIGPQTFRASQAPAYTGGTIAMLVCYCTAMLLMLVYFLVASLENRIKDRKYGSALKVDEDNLNALFDVYQDLTDKKQEDFRYIH